The genomic interval GAGAAATTTCGCTGGATTTCCTGGACCAAGACCTGTCTCTCCGCGGTCCACGCGGGACAGGCCTCCAGCATATGCTGAGCAGTATCTTGGTCTGCCCCGCAGTGGTGACAAACCGCCGTCGTTTCGCGTCCGATCTTACACAGGTACTCTCCAAAGCAACCGTGACCGGTCAACACCTGCGTAAGTCGGAAGGTGACTCGTCGCTTCCTACGCATCCAGGCCTCAAAGGCCGGCAGGATCGCACTCACGACGGGTTCATGCGCGTACCAATCTCCAAGAAGACGGGCGCACCACGTCGTGAGTGCCCTTCGGTGTTCCTGTCGCCTGAGCGCTCCGAAGGCATGGTAGGACGCACTTCCGCCACTTTGACGAAGGGCGCGAATTCGGTCATAGAACCTCGCGTCCCTCTCCCCCAGGATATCCAGAGGCGGGAAGCACGCCAGAAGGGTCGCCGCCTCGAAGGATATTGTGCGATATCCCCGCACCATACGAATAGCtactacacacacacacacacgataCTGTGGCATACGTCAATTAAACACTGCGGTCGGTTGCTAACTGCTTTATTGTACCATCTTGTCTTTATACCCTACAATGGTTTATATGTCATACACTACACATCTTCCTCCTATAAAAAgctgttacaatatttttttttatgtatatatttcattaataaatagaaaataagatGTTACACATTACAAATATGGTAAACAACAATGTAAAAAGACACATGTAttcgtaatttttatttcttattgtaAGAGGAATACCTCTATGTCCCTCcaccaaaaacaaaaaaatacagatatagACTGGATGCTCCGAACAATTAatgttcttttatataatagatgtacgtttttaaagtttttttttggcGGTAGGTGTCAAAAATCGCACACTGTTAAAAAAATCACTCtccaaaattttctttatttttttttgtttaaatttatttttacagtttaaaaaagtaatattttacataagtgACATATATAGGCTACTTTACAAGTTATTGTGGTTCTTATGTctttaattgcataataattacACTTACCTGTTGGCTCTACAAACTTTCCCAAGGATTTTTTTACAcatcacaaataaaacattatttattcttaaatacaatGGCAAGAGTGGAAGATATActggaagttcataaaaacaaaGCAGAATCGCTTCGTAATAGGATCGCAGAATTCGAAAAACAACTGAAATCCACAAGTAGCACTGAAGGTAACAGGAATAGTCTTGATAAACTTGCAAGTGAGTTTATAGAGTTTAAGGCCTCAGTGTGGAACATCTTGGACCTCCTAAGGACACTTGTCACTAATTTATCTTCATAAATTGATGACATCGACAACACTTCTAGAAGAAATGCTCTGCTGTTCGGTGGTATTCAGGAGGCTGAAGGTGAGAACTTGGTTTCAACTGTCCTTGGAACAATGCGAGTGTTGATGGGCATCCCTGATATTCAGCCAGGTGTGATCCAGTACTGCCATCGTATAGGAAGTAAGTCTGAGAAGGCTCCTCGACCCATTGTTGTTCGATTTAATGACTTAAAAGTTAAAAGTCTCATTTggagtaataaaaagaaattgaaatcgtCTCCAGTTGTGCTGAGTGAATTCTTGACTAAGGTTCGTCAATCTCTCTTCACAAAAGCAAGAAAAAGATTTGGCATAACTAACACCTGGACCCTTAATGgaaacatatatatcaaattgcCAAATAATGAACGCAGGCGTGTCACAACTCAGGAAGATTTCGATGAATGCCTGAAGATGTTCCCCAGTCCATCGCCTTCATCACAGTCCGTTGACAAGCCTGCCAGCTCTGTGTTGCCTCGAGTCAGCCCTTCAGCTCTTCCTGACGCCAGCAAAAGGCCACTTACGCGACGAAATTTGGTCAATAAGCAATAGTATGTTGTTATCCTATGTATTCTATATCTTGTTTTGGTTTTActgacgtttattttatttattatcatccCATAGTACATTTTGAAGTTCCTCTATTCTTTCgataatatttcgtattacttGCGATTGATATGCATAtgtgtgaaatttatttaaaatctacacAATGCTTATCTTAAGTTAAAGTTCACTTacacttaattgtttttttaccaTCACAATGATGTTTATATTGTCCCACAATGGTCAATTCTTGTGGGTAATTATGatactatattttcttttcgtttaattattattagtgtacccgtagcaattacaatatttttattctttatccaaattacatgttaaatcgggtatatttgtttatcaattcCATACGGTCGACACTTGACAAGTTGACATCTGAGCCAACTGTCAATTGCTAGTGACTTGGTGGTTGTGTTTtggcacactttttttttcatagattgAGGAAGGTCGGTATATTTGAGATACTCCAGGTAATGTGGAATGGCTCGAtatctagaaaattaaaaataatttaacgcaTTCTTGTTCGAACTATACTGTTTCTTGTTTAAAGATATTcgcaaaaaacaaacatttatcccAAATATGCCGCACTTActctatagatatagataacaaatttcattagaAGTGttcctttttacattttatttattttatattagatacatGTTTCTCAATCTGTATCCGTTAGCTACAATGAAAtggataaaattacttttttttatatagtcatgTCATTATGGTAAACGATTGTATTTTAGCTTTCATGTGCatgatggatttttttttctttttaatatctacttttacctttattacgaaattttttatttacaaagtctTATTTACATCTGtttctttttatcattattaaacaactattattattattaatccatTTTAACTTTTGTGTTTTTGGGATGAGCAAACTTTTTTGTAATTCACTTAGATACATGGTTTCTAGACCTTAAcgtgcattgtattttttttgcttatgtattttagtaattcTTATTAGTTACgtattttaagtgaattgttGTGAGCCAACAGAATGTGTATGATTATAgtcaatttacttaatttattttagttttttttttaattctttgatttcatataattatatttagatatttgttatatataaatatatgtcggagcgaaaccacgaatttaagaaaaacacgtgtccagaaattattattttaataatttaaaactgtttgcttgttaaatgaataatttgtagtgaattttgaaatgttaaattagtctgaaatattttagtattggtaaacagctgttatgttgagtgaataagtcaaCCCATACCCATaccctatttttgttataaaagatcaagcacccgccggtatcgacagacttggtcgagccgtcggagcgatcggacagtctcatattggaataaatcagagaggattatttcctgagttttatttcatactaccgaagatggttaaagatcgaaactctgacactcgtgacgtcagctatgctgacgtcatgtttttaaaaaaccggctcggacatgcttctccgttatatattattatataaatatacattttatttagtatattatatttttctgtatacGCATTATGAATTCAAGCTCTGAATCATTTTATTCTGCAagagatgatgatgacgacATATCTTTTCTTAGTACTgatgataattttcaattactagGAGATTTACTGTCTAATGAATTCTCACATTTTCgtcagaatttaaatatttgtcacatcAATGCACAAAGTGTTCCAAGTCATTTTTCCGATCTCTTTTCTACATTTAACCAGGCATCCATTCATGCTGTTCTTATTTCCGAGACctggttaaaaccttctcttctttCTACTTCTTTTTCTATACCTAATTACATCTTAATCAGGAATGATCGAATCGGAAAAACTGGTGGGggtgttgcaatatatttaaaaagtcacatcCCTTAAAAATTATCTGTCAATCAACTTCCCAGTATAACACATCatctgaatatttattcatcgagATAGATGTAGGCACCAAGATTTCAGAATTCAgaattatttttcttctcttgaGTCCCTCTTCGAGAATCTGATGCCTAAGTACACTAATCTTATTCTAATGGGGGATATCAACACCTGTCTGATCAAGAATAATTATCGGTCGTCTAAGCTCAGATTTTTACTAGACTCCTTTGACCTCCAGGTTTTACCGCTTGCTGCAACACACCACCCAATCGACGGTCCCGACAGTCTCTTAGACTTAATTATAACGTCTAAAGGTGACTTGGTCTCTAAATTTGGTCAGTTTTCAGCGCCGGAATTCTCTCACCACGACCTAATATTCGCCTCTTTTAAATTCAGATCACCTAAGCCCAAACCCAAGATGCTGCTGCTGCGAAGCTACCGATAGGTTATTGGAAGATGCTACTCTTATTCCTTGGACGCAGATGTTGTCGTCAATTAACGAGAAGTTGCATTTTCTGTGctctaaattaattgaattattcgaCCGACACTCGCCTCTAcgccttgttaaaataaaaaaaatttcaaacctttggtttaatgacgatttaagaaaAGCGAGAGTCAAGATAGATAAAGCCTTCCGTAAGTATAAGAGAGACCGTTCTGCTCTCAACTGGTCAGCTTATAAAGCTGCAAGGAATCGCTGCAATCAGTTGTGTAGGAAGCTCAAACGCCGATATATCTTTGACAAAATACGTGAATCTTCTCCCGAGGAagctttaacatttttaaataccctCGGTATTGGCAAGTCTCAAACTTTCTCTGATCAATCTCAATTGGATTTAAACAATCTCAATCTTCACTTCTCTTCACCTCCTGTCCTCGACTCTCACACTcgaaaaagcgtggaattaatacctgttgacttccaggcaggatatattaatttaataattgtattaacttaaaaatcaactaacatgactgtatttttttaaatgttgaaaaagagtaactactgagtttcttgccggttcttctcggtagaatctactttccgaaccggtggtagcttcacttaattgttaaatgacgattcaaaagtgcttgtaaaagcccacttgaataaaatattctttgattttgatttttgattttgacttgcAAACTAAACTTTCAACGCTTTCTGAAATACATGGCTTGCCTAGAATCCCTTCCCCACCTTTCAGCTTTTCTCCTATTACGGAGAATGATGTTAAGAAAACCATTCTTTCGATCAAATCTAAGGCGGTTGGTTGCGATGGAGTAAGTCAAATTATGATTACCCTTATCCTCAATTTTCTAATTCCCGCCATAACTCATATCGTAAACTTCTCCTTTTCCACGAGTACATTTTCTGAGATGTGGCGCAAGGCTTTTGTTCTCCCActccctaaaatatcaaatccttcGCTACCTTCTCATTTTCGTCCTATAACAATTCTCCCCTTTTTATCCAAAATCCTGGAGTCCATTGCACACCAACAAATCTCTTGCTACCTTCATAAATGCGACTTATTCAATCCACTCCAATCGGGCTTTCGCCCAGGTCACAGCACAACAACAGCATTGTTAAAGGTCACGGACGATATTCGTATTGCCATGGAAAACCAGCAACTCACAGTGCTCGTGCTaattgactttagcaatgctttcaatGCAGTAGACCATGACCTCCTTCTTGCATTTCTTTCCCATGCTAACTTGTCAGAATCTACTGTTGAatggttttcttcttatcttcgagggcgccggcaatccacacgcattggtcagctacaatctgattggtgcgaagtgagtgccggcgttcctcaaggcggcatattatctcctctgttattttctgtttttataaacgccatcactaaaattttaacttcgcacTACCATCTGTATGCCGATGACTTGCAGCTCTACGAACACTCTGCTGTCAATGATCTTGCCGCGGCTATTAACTCCCTAAATGATAATCTCCACCGCATTTTTCTTTGGTCCgctaaatatggtatcactgtCAATCCATCCAATGTCAAGTGTCAAGCCATCATTATAGGCAGCAGAAGACAGTTAGCTAAGCTAGATGTTCTGACTCTGCCCAgactaagatataataatacaccaatagagttcagcagtagtgttaaagacctcggcattatCATTGATAGTAAACTCACTTGGGgggaacatattaaagaagtttctcgtaagttttacgccactatgcattccatgatgcgtttaaaaatttttttgcccatggaaactaaaatccagcttgttactaccctcttggttccaattcttgattacggCGACTCCTGCTATCTAGATCTGTTGGAAGAACACCTGCATAAacttaatcgtctccttaacactggcattcactttatctttagcttacgcaaattcgaccacgtttctcgttttaggaaacagttacactgACTTCCTATACGGGAACGTAGATATACTCGACTTCTATGTCTTTTCTACTCCATTCTTACCGACCCTAATGCTCCCACTTACttatcctctaaattttctcttctttcctctactcataataagcccttacgatcctctcaattccttacccttttcataccttcccataaatctggctttgtttccaactctttctctctagttgcagcccggctttggaacacttagcctgattctattcgtagagctccatcgcgcgattccttcaagcgccaagtaaaagaattttatctgtcgtctgtcaacactgtgtgatgtcttttcatcaataccattctcataattggattcttatatgtatatatataaaggaggctgctggaggcgtacctcctgGACAGGGAGGTCCTGGGCGGGGGTCGACGGGAGGTTGGTCCGGCGTCGAGTGgtctgcggcgttccacaggggtcggttctcggcccaatCCTGTGGAACGACGGTTTCGACgtggtggaacatattccaccacgctgttccaatgcgggttatattatatatataacccgcattggaacagcgtggtggaatatgtttcaaaccttctccttaatggaagaggaggccttatctcagcagtgggaaatgtacaggctgttactttactttacttttatatatatttatgtatatatgttaaatatttatgtacttatatatgtatatgtttgtgcatatttatgtatattatattatgtataacatcgatttaattaatttactgtattattattatatatatgtataggggTCTATcgctttgtatatattttcaatttttctttaacttctgtgcacaccctactgacttctctcctgcactattctgggttggctggcagaaaatgctgtaatagtgttaagtccgccctttgtacaagtttgatctgtgcaataaagaataataaaaaaaaaaagttactataaaaaaaaagtagcagAACTCTCGGGACACCATTCGCCTTTCCAGTGTACCACATACTGAGCTGCAGCCTGAGTTGTTTTGCCTTtagcttcatttaataactttagttcGTATCGATCACTTGGTAACACTTTAATTACGCGGTATGGACCCCTCATGGCTCGATAGAGGTCTATGCGGACTTACATGAGACATATCTTTGCATGTGTGAATCGGTACCCATAAAAGCATGTTTCAATCCAaactaacaacaataaaaacacaGACGTGTATGCCTCGCAGGCATAACATATCACACGCACCACGACTCGTCAGAGGCCAACGCGTGGCATGACCCTGACCCTACGTGTACACAGCTCCAGGACCACATGTCTGAGCAGCTACAAGACAGTGTCCGAGCACACACACAAATCACAACaattctcatataaaaaaagtatataagggAAAAAAATCTGtcacacacaaaaaaaatttacaaattaaatgtaatagaaGACAGAGGCCCCGGCATAGGCATGTCCACAAAAACTCACATATAGATGAATTAACTAAATGccgaaataaatgaattaattcacCATTAGACATAGCGGAGCACACATCGGGAGTCCACTCTCCTTGCCACGGAATCATGCATTCCGCAGCCGCTTGCGTTGATTTCTCGTAAGAATCAGCAACAATCTGAAGCTCGTAGCGACTGTGGGGAAGAAGTTAGCGCCCTCGCGTTCAGGAATTCAGCTTCCCAGTCGATCGTTTCTGTTTTCATTCTGCGGTTCAGGTGTGTCAACCAAAGCCCTAATTTTTTAGTGACTCGGCCTAACCTGACTTTCGCTAATTATACGCCGTAATAATCGTGTAGGCCGGCTTCGCGATGGCGATCTCACACGCACTTGTTCTGACACTAAGACATCGCAAGCGCAACCACCAAAACCCACTATATGTTCGAACGCGCGGAATAGACGTAGCCTTAGACTTATTTTTAATGCCCTAAGACAAGCCATCATTGTTGTAATTTCGACCCTCAACCGAGTATTCTCGTCAGGAGATCGTTCATAACTTAGATCTTGCATGCGTTATCATCATATTTATTACGTGAGCGATTGCAATGTGACCGCGAACAAGTTATATCGCTATGTGAACGTGAGCGATTCCTATCACGACGCGAATGCAAACGATTTATTCTATGCCATGACCGTGAACGCTAATGTgaacgatttattttataccgTGACCGTGAACGAGTTCTATCGTTACGTGAACGCGAATGAGTCCTATCACGGCGCCACTCCAACATATTTTTACTATGATGTTAACGTGAATGGGATCTATCATGGCATGAACGTATTCTGTCGTGAGGCGATGTAAAATATGCCTACGTTCTTGCCGTGATTACGTGGCATTCTAAATTGAAATTAACGGTTGTTTGAGAGGTATCAAGGCTATTAATTGTGGGCAAATAAGTtgaatcccacttctgattttagcaatcagaaggaaaaataatttaaaaaaaaaacaattgaaacaacctatagctaatttgtttgaaaataatcttaatttttaacagtaATTCAAAACATTGAGCAATCACAAACAACCGTTAATTTCAGATAagacaaacacataaataaacacaaaaccacaattataaataaacggtCTTACTTGCTGTGTACTGAAAGTACCGACACTCTTACCGACCGACGACTGATGAGAAAGTGACCTGCAGTCTATCGAGCGGTCGTTTTTATACGAGTCGGAAGGTACGCCAACTACCCGCAATAAACTtggcttataatatattttaattatttatatgattttaaagtgtaaatatttatattgtgtattacatgtatatattataatatagggTGACTGGTGAATTACTATCGATACTTGAGGACGTGATATTTGACGAtcatatatgacaaaataaaaattaatataaccaaaagttatgtaattaattacgcaTCGTGTGAACACCCTAGCTGCGTTATCGACACAAAACAGTTATATAGGTAGGTACATTTAGTTATCGCGCGGTAGTTTACCTACATCCaaacgccgcgcgccgccgcgtgTTAACAGGAAAGCAGGCTAccttagataaacaaaaatgatccAATTCCCTTCATACTTTAATCCTGGCTTAGGACAGGCAAAAATACCAAGACATTTCATTCGTTTAAGCAACCAATTTATTGACTAGGTAAATGGTGTGAACTTGACACAAAAACTAATATGAACTGTTTACCTATCTTGGTATTTCCGgcgtatttaaaaatggaatcatacttatttacaacaattgtCAATCATTAAACTACCTactgtctgtatttttttttttttacgtttgttacctcataacttttcactaggtggaccgattttgatattttttttttgtttgaaaggtagtgcttcccgtggggtcccatttttttttctgatgatggtatccgtatgaaaacgacataagtcttaaattgcgcgacaaataggtgaataagtGAAAATCGTGTtaagcaattttgatgattctttttttattataaaatatatacttcaagggtagtttggtgaaagtttggtaaggttctgagcataggatccatgacaaagtaatggaacggaagggaacggaacaattctgaggagcacgttagcgatactcggtcgaatcttttaatgcgttgcgtagtttaaaaagatatagggacagagaaagcgactttgttttatactatgtagtgatggaactcctatacggctcacaattagggtgcgatatggagTAGAATTTCTTacaatctttaatcaaattttgtgtgtgtgatgtgatgtcatatgatgtacgacatatattagctctttttcaaagtttttttgtcgaggtcgattacagctctttcgagggatccttgtagtttatgccgcatgacgtatgaaagccgcattttcgaaagtctaaaaatagactttattcgCATgtgtcctttgaaattgtcctggaagtagtttctgattcatataaacggaacgcttaatctatccatattatgaaaaattagttagtcaacatcagcttcacttaaaatcaaaaaataaataaaattttaacaaaaagaaaaaccgacttcaaacaaaacactattttaaaacaaatgaatatgcacttaaaagtaataaaaataattgcgtattcaacataatttttagagtcctcctaagtaaaatgaaatgaaaagtattagactacttaaaagtcgatttacgattatataatgtagttatgaTTACAccggctgacaccgactccaaatatagcaaatatttggagtcggtgtcagccaagaaaatcctttttttttctcgctggaaaaacgctttacgcgcttccctcaCGTGATgtaaagtgggggggtgtgtgggactccccggtttcctggccgccgagtgcgcccaggtcctccgggtttacccactgagtaccgtgacgccctgacgctcggcccacctatgcgggcctatAACACGAAgggggtgattcccggggtactgagaccccccctggtccctgcggcgcctattgacgCGGGGGGaaaaggtgcgcgtagcgccttttcctcctccccggtcgtctacggcggagcgggtctgcagcggcgtcctcttcccgctcccgctccgcggttTCCTTCTGCGACGTCAcgttttcgcagaaggagcgcatctccaaCCAACACGTCTCGCTGCCGAGCATTTCGTTGATGATGTTCGACAGCAAGAGGTCTGCGCCCATAGACGCCGCCAAGGAGTGCCTCTGGGACCCCCACGCGGTACACTCACTCAGGGTGTGGTGCGCCGTGTcgactggcgcaccacactagtggcaggagggtgacgcctcccgccgcgctattccgtgcaggtacttaccgaagcatccgtgcccggtaagcacctgcgtcatcctgaaggtgagcgtgcccttcttcctcgcgacccagtgactcaagtggggacggatcgcctccactgtcgccaggcccgccgtgggtgaccccaggtcCTTCTGCCTTCGGGCGATCAGGGcctgctgggctagagccctgatccgcccgatttCCGCCGACACTGGACGGCCGCCGCGGttcctcgcctcgacccggaaccggtacacctccgcgagcacctccgcctggagctcccagggcggatcacccgcgagaagtgtcgccgcagtccacgacaccgtacggtaccctctgatgcctctcaccgctatgaccctctgcggcttccgcagcagggcccgattgtCAGCGGTAAGGGCGTCGAcacagatcggggcaccgtacagcgcaaTCGACCTCACTACACCGGCGTACAGATGCCGGCATAGCGATCCCGGCCCACctacattcggaaggaggcggccGAGAGCGGCGGTGGCGTtcatgagcctcgggccgagatgcacaaaatgctgcccgaagctccatcgaccgtTCAGGAcgaggcccagatacttcatctgggcctgcaccttaaTCACCGTCCCTCGTGGGGGTCCcctccgtggaccgtggaataggagggcctccgttttggttATGAAGACCCTcaggcccagcattcccatacggtccacggtgagagccgtttcgacctcggcgaggcgagccgcctcccgaaaGTCCCGCCCagtcgccgtgacgagggtgtcatCGGCGTatcacaacacccccatcccgggaaggacgggagctcgcaggagccagtcgaaaccgacgttccacaggattgggccgagaaccgacccctgtggaacgccgcagacCACTCGACGCCGGACCAACCTCCCGTCGACCCCCGCCCAGGACCTACCTGTCcaggaggtacgcctccagcagcctcctcagataggtcggcaccccgTGGTATcagagtgcctcccgtatcgtctcgaaagggagactgttgaaggcgttcgccacgtcaagtGACACcgccaggacgacctgcccccgggccatcgcttccgtcgtccgaacCTTCAGGGCGTCCAGagcgtcgaccgtcgaccggcccgCCCTGAACCCGAACTGAGCCTCTGAAAGGCCCGGACCGAcgtcctcgaggtgctgaacgagacgggctgcgagaatcttctcgaagagttttccggtctcgttcagcagcattattggcctgtatgccgaagagGAATCCagcggccgaccttccttcggcaacaggaccaactttCCTTCCTttcaaggcttcggaaactgcccgctgcacagacatatgtcgaacagctcccgaagctTTGCACCTAGGAATTCCAGGGCGCCGCATAgaatacgccctggaaccccgtccgggcCCGGCGCCGTGTTTCTGGCCCTCAGACGActgagggccatctccatctcccgctccgtgatcagtggtggagccactgcgtcttcgatcacggagcggggtgccatctgcggagggacatgctcgcctggTTGGGGAAAGAGTTCCCCGACCTTTGCACCGGAAGCAGCGAAGAGGTTGCTGCTCCAGAACCCTGCCCCTAGAGGAGCTCCATCCCACTAGAAGCCTGCCGTTGTTGACCAGGGTCTTAGCCGCCACCGTTGGGCACCTCACAGTAGTCATGCCCACTTCCGCAGGACCAATACCGACAGACCCGACCCGGACAGAGTCAACGGGGCAGTTACCAACCCTGGCAATGGATGCAGCCAGCTTGGCCTTTGTGACGGAGTCGTCTAGCCC from Vanessa cardui chromosome W, ilVanCard2.1, whole genome shotgun sequence carries:
- the LOC124542815 gene encoding uncharacterized protein LOC124542815, translating into MVRGYRTISFEAATLLACFPPLDILGERDARFYDRIRALRQSGGSASYHAFGALRRQEHRRALTTWCARLLGDWYAHEPVVSAILPAFEAWMRRKRRVTFRLTQVLTGHGCFGEYLCKIGRETTAVCHHCGADQDTAQHMLEACPAWTAERQVLVQEIQRNFSLRSVMSAMLRRESAWEAVVSFCETVMVQKEIAERSRERTDPARRRQPTGRPPGLKAPLPGAE